TCAAGGAGCTGAACGTGCGCCTCAACCGGCGCAGCCTGTTGTGCGTCTTCACGGACTTCCTGGACGAGGAGCAGGCCGGAACGTTGGTGGCCCCGCTGCACCGGCTGGCCCGCCGCCACGTCCCGCTCTGCCTGTCCGTGAAGGACACGGCGTTGCAGAAGCTGCTGCGCACGCCGCCGTCAGGACCGGAGGAAGCCTTCCAGCACGCGGTGGCGTCGGAGCTGCTCACGGACCGCGAAGTACTCAAGGCCCGTGTGAGCAGGGGCGGAGTGCAGATGCTGGACGTCGCACCGGATGAACTGAGCCTCGCGGCGGTGAATCGGTATCTCGACATCAAGGCGCGCGGCGTCCTCTAGGGGGCCACATGATCCAGGCGGCATTCCAGACGGCGGACTTCACGGCGGAGTCCGTCGAGGACAATGACACGCACGTCCTGCAACCGCTCCTCGACCGCTGCGAGGACTACCACCAGATCGCCTACGGCCGTCCCGCGCTCCCGGATCAGGCCCGGAACATCCCCCGCGAAAGGCCCCCCACGCTCGCCCCCGGCCAGGGCCACCTCTTCGCGCTCCGCGACGCGCAAGGCGGCCTCGCGGGGATGCTCGAAGCCCTGCGCGACTTCCCGGCGCCGGAGGAGTGGTACATCGGCCTGCTGCTCCTCGCGCCAGAGGCCCGAGGCCACGGCCGGGGCGAGGCCGTGCTGAACGCATACGAAGGCTACGTGCGCGCGAACGGTGGCCGGTTGCTGCGCGTGGCGGTGGTGGAGCACAACGAGGTCGCGCGCCGCTTCTGGACGCGCGTGGGTTTCCAGCCGGAGCAATGGGTGGGCCCCATCGAGCAGGGCCTCCGCTGGAACCGGGTCCTGAAGATGACCAAGACCCTCAGCCCGGCCTAGGGCCCTTCGCGCAGCCAGCCCACGAAGCGCGTGTCAGGCACGTCACCACGCACGCGGTGCAGGCCCCGCTTGAACAGGGCGTAGACGCGGAAGAAGCGCTCCAGGCCCGCGCGTTCCGAGGACGTCATTGGATGCGTCCCGCACACCACCTTCGGGTCGCCCTTCCCCGCGTCGATGAAGCCCAGCACGGCCACCACCGGCACGCGCACGCGCTGCCCCTGCGACAGCCGAGGCCCCAGCACCACCGCGTCCAGCGGGTCCCCGTCATCCGACAGCAGGCCCGGAATGGAGCCGTAGTTGTACGGGCACGGCAGCGGCGACACGAAGTCCACGGAGCCATCCGCGCGCCGCTTCACCATGGAGAAGCGCGGGCACTCAATCAGCACCTCCGGCTCGAGCGGCAGCGGAGGCACGGCCAGGTCCGGCCCGCTCATCCCGCCAGCTCCGCCGCCGCACGCGCATCCTTGCGCCGGCCACGCATCCAGTCCGACAGCAGGTACGCGTAGACGCCCGTCCCCACCGTGAGCGCGAAGCCAACCTTGAAGGCCACCGACAGCTTCGGCGGATGGATCTGCGACACGGTGCCTTCGATGAAGCCCGCCAGCACGAACAGCACCAGCGTGCCGAACAGCATCTTCACCGCCGTCACCGCCTCCTTGCGCAGCGCCTGCCCGCGAGACAACCCGCCCGGCGCCACCATGCCCCGCGCGATGACCAACCCCGCCGCGCCCGCGATGCAGATGGCCGAAATCTCCGGGATGCCATGCGGGAGGATCCACGCCCAGAACCACCCCGCCATCCCCTTCGCCGCGTACACCTGGGCGAGCGCCCCCAGGAACAGGCCGTTGACGAACAGCATCACCGCCGTGCCCAGCCCCAGCGTGACGCCCAGCGCGAACGCCAGGAACGCCACCTGGATGTTGTGCGTGAAGAGGAACGTCGTGAACTGGGCCTGCTCCTCCACCGACATGCCCTTGCCCGCGGCCTCGTCCGCGGCGCGCTTCACGGGGTCCAGGCTCACGTGCTGATCGGGCACCAGGTAGTGCGCGGCATCCGGATCCACCACCATGCCCACGTAGCCGAAGCCCGCGCCCGCCAGGAACAGCAGCACGGATGCCACGTACATGCGCCACTCGTGGTGCAGGAGCGCCGGGAAGCCGCGCGCCACGAAGGCCCACACGTCCGCGAACCGGGGCCGGCTGCCCGGGTACGTCAGCGCGTACGCGCGGCCCACCAGGTCATTGAGATACGCGCTCACGTCCGCGGATCCGCTGCGCGCGCGCACCCACAACAGGTCGCTGGAGACGGCGCGGTACAGCTTCCCCAACGAGCGGGCCTCGTCCAGGCTCAGCTTGCGCAGCCCCTCGCCCTCGGACTTGTCCAGCAGCGACTCCAGTTGCTGCCAGCGTGGACGCCGCGTCTCGATGAACTCCGCCATCTCCATGGGCTCACTCTAGCCGAGCCCCAGAAACGGCGAGGCGCCGGCCGCCCTCCTTCGTTTCGAGGGAGGACTCCGGCGCCCCGGTGCTTCAGGACCACGGAAGCGCTACTTGACCAGCTTCTCGAGCGGCTTCGCCTCGGTGGAGGCCTGGGCCTCCGTCCACTCGACGACCGGCGTCTGCCACGCCATGCCCGTCTCCGCCGGGTCGGTGTCCAGCTTCTCGAAGTCGAAGCCGTCGCCGCCGAAGTACAGGTACTCCACGGTGGCGATCGTGTACTCCTTCTTCGGATCCAGCGGCTTGCCCTGGGCGTCCTTGAACTTGCCGTTGCCCGCCGGGGTGAAGCCGGCCACGAGCGCGTCCGGGTTCGCCAGCTGCTTGGCCAGGTCCTCGCCCTTGAGCTTCACGGTGAGCAGCGAGTTCTCGAACGGCATCGCCGAGTACACGCTGCCCAGCGTCACCTCACCCTTGGCCAGACCATTGCGGATGCCGCCCTTGTTGAGGATTGCACCGTCCGTGTTGAGCTGCGTGCGCACCGCGCCCGCCACCCACTTCGCCATCAGCGGCGAGTCATTCGGGATGCCCGTCTTGGTGAAGCCGATCTTCCGGCCCAGCGCCTGGTCCACCTTCGCCTGCCACTCCGCGATGCGCTTCGCCGTCTCCGCGTCCGGCGTGCCGCCCGCGACCTCGACGACCTTCGTGTCCACGCCGGTCAGCTTCTGGCCCGCCGCCTTCGACGGGTCGAACTTCAGCTGCGCGCGCAGGTACGAATCAAAGCCGCGACCCAGCGACGCGTAGGTGGTGTCACCTTCCGTCTTCACGCCCGGGGCGTCCGTGCCGCAGCGGCCACCGGCCACCAGCGACACCTTCCAGTCCGCGTGCTTCGCCAGCACCGGCTGCAGGTCCGTGGGGCACTGGTCCGCCACGATCACCACCACGTCCGCGCCTGCCTTGCGCGCCTCCGGAACGGCCGTGCTCAGCGCGTCCTCGTTGGGGGTGACCTCCAGGCCCTCCGCGCGGCCGGACATCGCCGTGCGGACCGTCTTCTGCGAGGTGAGGCCCACCACCGCAATCTTCAGGCCCCGCCGCTCGTAGACCTGGAACGCGGGCATGGACAGGTCCTTCGCCAGCGCCGCGTCCGTCACCTTCAGGTTCGCGGCCAGGAAGGGGAAGCCCCCGGCCGTGCGGTTCTTCAGGAAGGAATCCTTGGCGTACGACAGCTCGTGGTTGCCCAGAGCAGAGGCCGCAAAGCCCATGTGCCCCATCACCTCAGCCGTCGGAGCACCCAGGAAGAAGGAGGAGATGGCCGGGCCCGTCCACAGGTCGCCCGTCGTCAGGGCGAGCGTGCCGGCATCCGGACAGGTCGCCTGGCCGTCCTTCAGCGGACCGGCACAGTGCTTCTCATCATTCACCCAGCGGCCCATCAGCTCCGCGGCACCGCCCTTGCCCTCGACGGGCAACAGCTGGCCACGGGCGCTGCCGGTGACGAGCACCGTCACCTCATTGGGCACGGCGGGCTTCGCGGGCGCGGCGGCGGGAGGCGGCGTGGCCGGAGCCGGCGGGGGAGTCTTCTCACAACCCGCGAGGGCTCCCAAGGCGAGGACCAGCGCGCCGGACGACAGCGTGAGCTGGCGGGAAGGACGACGGAAGGGACGCAGCGAGAGAGGGTTCGGGTTCACGGCCGGGCCTTTAGCACATCCCCGACGTGGTAGCGTGACGCAATGACGGGCATGAAAGGCAAGGATTTCAAGCCTTTACAGGAGGAGAAGGACGTCGGGTCTCCCAGCGGGCAAGGGGCCTCCCGGGGCCGGAACTTCGCCTCGGAGCTGTGGGGCGAGGTCCGGGGTGGCGCCGAGCACTTCCAGTCCACGAAGGGCCACCTGCCCAAGGGCCGCATCCGCCAGTTCTTCTACGGGGCGGCCCTGCCCTTCCACATCGCCCGCGTCACGCTCGCGAGCCCCGCGGTCCGCGCCACCTACGTGAAGGTGACCGCGCTCCAGACGGCGTTCCTGCTGGCCATCGCCGCGGGGTGGGCGTTCAACGAGTTCAAGGGCCACGAGCAGGACAAGCAGGAGGAGCAGGAGGAGCAGCGGCGGGATACGCCCGAGGCCCGGGCCGCGCGTGAGCAGGCGCAGGCCCGTATCGAACAGCGGGCGAAGGAGCTGGAGGCCGCGAAGGGCGATCCGGCCGCGATGAAGCAGGCGCTCACCGCGCTCATCGAAGAGGCCGTCAACGCGGGCAAGGCCGGCGACCTCCCTCCGAGGGAAGCCGCCACCGCCGCCGAGGACGCGGCGGATGAAGCCGCCGCTGCCGCCGAGGATGCGAAGGAGGAGCACGCGAAGGCCGCACAGGAGGCCCGGACGGCCGAGCCGCAAGCCGGCTCCGCGCGGAGCGCCGACGCGACCGCGAGCGGAACCGAGGATGCGGAGGACTCCCTGGGCGACCAGCTCGCCGCCATCATCCGCGCGGAGGTGGAAGAGTCCCTCCGGGATGTCCCGGAGGCGAACGCGAAGGGCCCGCGCATCCAGAAGGAGCCCCAGAAGGAGGGCTTCAACATCGACGCACCCACGGTGCGCAACGGCATCTTCTTCCTGGGCAGCTGGGAGTTCTGGGCGCTCTTCTTTGGCTCGCTGAGCGCGGTGCAGTGGATCGTCGTCGCCCTGTCGCGCGACTACCACACGGTCATCTCCCGCGAGGCCAGCCTCGCCACCGGCGTGCCGCCCGAGGACCCTGAAATCACCCCGAGCGTGCGCCTCAACGTCCCCTGGTTGCGCGCCAAGCTCCAGCGCCGCTGGAGGGCCTTCCTGCTGTTCGTGATGGGGATGCCCGCCATCCTCCTGCTCTGCATCCCCCTGTGCTGGGTCCCGCGCTCGTTCACCCTCCTCAGCGGCGCCTGGGGCTTCTGGTGGCTCCTCGTCTTCACCGCCGCCAAGAGCGACCGCGCGTGGATGGCCCCCGTCACGCGTCCGCCCTGGTTCGTGCGCGTCTGGAGCGCGCTGCCCGCCCTGCACGGGTGGCCCCTGCGCAACTACGTGGCGCGCCTGGGCCGCCGGGCGGAAGACGTCGCCGCGCCCATCGCCGCGGTGGAGCGTCAGCCGTGGGTCTTCGCGGGGCTCGCGCTCACGCGATTCGTGGGCAGCATCCCGCCGTTCCGCTGCTTCACGCGGCCGTTCATCCCGGTGGCCTCGGCGCACCTCCTGGGCCTGGACCCGGTGCAGCCGCCCGCGATCAAGAGCGGTGAAGCCCCGCCCGCGCACGACGCGGGGGACTGACTCACACGTCCGAGGGCGCGTTGCCTTCGGGCGGCAGGCCGCCAATGCCCTCCAGCGGCGCCTGGGGCTGCTGGGGGGCGCCCAGCTCCAGCCGCTGGCCCTCCTCACGGCGCGCGGGCAGGTCGATGACGCTCTGGAGCTGCTGGCTCACGGAGCGGAAGAAGCCCGTGAGCAGCTCCGGGCGGTCCGCGAGCAGATCCAGGAAGTCGCGCCGGTCGATGACGAGCACGCGCGAGTCCACCGCGGCCACCATGTCCGTGGGCCGGGGCGCGCCGTCGAGCAGGCTCACCTCGCCAATGGCCTCCTTCGCCTGGAAGCGCAGCACGTGCTCGCCGTTGCGGAACGCGTCCACCGCGCCCTCGACGATGACGTAGAGCGCGTCGCCCGGGTCGCCCTGGCTGTAGAGCCGCTGGCCCGCCTTGTAGGACGCCTCGCGCGCCACCTCCGCGATGGCGGCGATGTCGTCCACGTCGCTCTGCGAGAAGACGCTCACGCCCTCCAGGGCGAACATCCGTTGGACGATGGTATCGCTCATGTCACCCTCCTGCGGGAGCACGTCCAGGCCGTTCACCCGCGCCACGTGGCGGGCGCACGCGCGCAGCACCAGGTCCTCACTCTGCACGAGCCCCGCCAGCCGCCGCCACAGACGGCCCGGCGCTCCAGGCGGCAACTCGCGGTGGTGGGCCTCCACCTGCTCCATCACCAGCTCGCGCTCCTCCTGCGCCACCAGGTTCTCCAGCAGCTCCAACGCATAGGCGCGACGGCGCGAATCGGTGCCCACCAGGTGCTGGTGGATGCGGCGCATGGCCTGCGGCGGGTGCAGGAGTCCCAGCAGGAAGAACGACAGCTCCAGCGCCTGATCCAACCGGTCGCCCACCGCGCGGGTGAGCAGCGACTGGGGCCCCAGCGCCGCCTGCACGTCACGGAAGGCCCCCACCAGCTGGCGGTACGTGTCGCGGCGGCGGCCCAGCGCCTCGTGGATGCGGTCCACGTCCACCGGGTGGTCCGGCTGCTCTTCACGCAGACGCGACAGCTGCGCGCCGATGCGGAAGTGCAGCGCCGCGTCGTCGCGCACGTTGGAGAACAGGAGCGCGTTGAGCGCCGCGGACGAACCGATGCCGCGCAGCACGCGAGGCAGTTGCATCCGCATGGCCAGCGGCGCGGCCTTGTTGTTGAGCTGCAGCTCCAATAGCGGCGTCACCGCGTCGCCCAGCTGCACCAGCGACTCGCGCGCGGCCGGACGCTCCTCGCGCCAGCCGAGGAACGGCAACAGGCGCGGCGCCAGCTCCACGTAGCCGCCCTCGCCCACCGCCGTCAGCGCCACGCGCCGCACGGAGATGTCCATGTCCTCCAGGTAGAGCGACAGTGGCCCCGCGAAGCGAGGGTCCTTCAGCCGGCCCAACAGCCGCGCCACCTCACGCCGCTCGGCCACGGGCGCGTGGTCGCCCTTCGCCAGCAACTCGCGCAGGGACTCCAGCGCCGCGGAGTTGCCCTGCGTGCGCATCAGCGCGCCAATCGCCGCGCAGCGCAGGCCCACGTCGGAGCTGGTGAGCAGCGGCGGCAGGAGCCGCTCCGCGCGCTCGGGGGACAGCCGCGCCAGGGCCCACACGGCCTGGTCGCGAGGGCGCCGGGGGCCCTCCTCCACCAGCCGCTCCAGCATGGGCGCCAGCTCCCGCGCCTCCATGGACAGGGCCAGCGTCACGCCGCGCTCCTGCACGCGCTCGTGGGGATGGGTGAGGAGCGAGGCCAGGTGCTGCCTCAGGGGCGCGGCCTCCGCCTGCTCCAGCATGTCCACCGCGCGCAGCACCCGCTCCGGCGTGGGCGCGCCCAGCGCCTCCACGAGCAGCTTCTGCGCCTCGCCGCCCAGCTCCACCTCTTCCTCTTCGTGCGCGCCCACCTGCTCGCCCAGCGCCGTGAGGTACGCGGGCTTGAGGCGCACGAGCAACAGGCCCAGCGCGGCGCACAGCGCCACCACCGCCACCGCCATGGTGATGCCGTTGGCGCCCCGGCCCGCGCCGATGAGCAGCAGGCCCGCCAGCACCACGCCGCCCTTGCGCAGGAGGCCATCCACCGCGCTCCGCAGCCCCTCGCGCTGCTCGTCCGGCACCGCCGCGTAGAGCAGCTGGATGCCCACCGGCAGGATGGAGTAGCTCACCGCCGTCTCCACCAGCCGCAACAGGTGCACCGGCCACAGCTGCCCGGTGGCCAGCGTGGCGCCCGCCAGCGGCGCGAGCACCAGCGGCACCAGCGCCAGGTACATGAGCAGGCCCATGCGCTTGAGCAGCCGCTCCGCCACGAGCAGCTGGAACGCCACGCAGAACAGGCCAATCCACAGCTGCAGCGAGCCGAACAGCGCCGCCAGCCCGTCCTCGCTCAGCGTGCCCTCCACGCGCAGGCGGAAGAGGTAGTCCACGAAGGACGACAGCACCGCGAACGCGATGCCCAGCGCCGCCAGCACCTGCGCGTAGGGGCTCTCCCCCAGGTAGCTCCACGCCGGGAACCACGCCTGCAGCGAGCGTGTGCGCGGGGGCGGCGCCGGCTCCGCCTTGTGCAGGTGGTGGAAGATGGCGCCCGCGGCCAGCAGGCTCACCGCGCCGCTCACCACCACCGCGGGCGTGCCCAGCCGCACCGCCAGCGCCTGCACCAGCAGACCGCCCGCGATGCCGCCGCCCATGCCAAAGCCATTGAGCACGGTGAAGGCCCGGCGTGCCTCGCGCGCGTCGAACGCGGACGCCATGCGGCCCCAGAAGCGGAACGACACGAACGTGCTGAAGCAGTCCGCGAACAGGTACAGCGCCAGCGCCGGCATGCGCTGCCCCGCGGACAGCGCCGCCGCCAGCCCCAGCGCCAGCACCCCGCCCACCCCGGTGAGGATGCCGGGAGACTCGGTGGGCGCGTCCGGCCGGCCGCGAGGCAACAGCGTCAGCGACGCCGTCATCAACGCACCCAGCAGGTAGAGGTACGGCAGCGCCTGGGACTCGAAGCGCGACAACACCAGCGCGTTCGCGGACGTCTTGAGCTGCGTCACCCCAGCGATGAGCGCGAACTGGAACGCACCCGCCGGCAGGACGCGGCGGTTCCAGGATGAGGTTTCAGAAGGGGCCACGGGCGCGGGAATGCGGACAGGATAACGTGGAGCCCGCTATTCACGAATACCACTCTTCAGGTCCTGGCGGCATCCACCCTCCCGTCGCGGCTGGCCGCCCGCCTGCCCTGCGTTCGGGGCCGGACTCCGGACTGGGAGTCCTTGAAGCCCCCACGGAAAGACACTCCTGGGAGCCCCACGGAACCCGGGCCGCGTGGCGTACACTCCGGCGCCGTGACGCCCACCCCCGACACCCTGCTCGACGGCACCCACACGGTGCTGACCCCGGAGTACGTGGAGTTCCGCTTCACGCTGGCGGGGGTGTACGCGCGCTTCCTCGCGTGGCTCATCGACGCGCTCATCGTCGGCTTCGCCACGATGGTGGTGCTGCTGGTGTTCCAGGTGGCCATGGCCGCGTTCCCGGGGTTCGCCAGCGCGCTGGGCATCGTCGTCTACTTCCTGGTGGACTGGGGCTACGGCATCACGCTGGAGACCGTGTGGGCGGGCCAGACGGTGGGCAAGCGCGTGATGTCCCTGCGGGTCATCCAGGAGAGCGGCGTGCGCATCGGCTTCTACCACGCGGCCCTGCGCAACCTGGCGCGCGTGGTGGACCGGCTGCCGCTGCTCTACCTCGTGGGCGGCTCGGTCGCGCTCGTGTCGCGCTCGCACCAGCGGCTGGGTGATTTGCTCGCCGGCACCATCGTCGTGCGCGAGCGGCGCCTCAAGGTGCCCTCCGCCATCGAGACGCGCGGCGAGGAGGGCCTGTTGGCGGATCCGCTGTTCGTCTCGCGCGTGAAGCGGCTGTCCACCGAGGAGCGGGAGCTGGTGCTGTCCGCCGCCCTGCGCCGCGAGGAGCTGCGGCTGGAGGCCCGGCTCACGCTGTTCTCCGCGCTGGGCGCCCGGCTCCAGGACTCGCTCGCCATGGAGAAGCCCGCCCACCTCTCGGATGAGAAGTGGACGCTGCTCGTCGCCGCCGCCCTGCTGCCCGCCCCGGCATCCCGCCCGGGGCGGCCCACGTCCGGACCTAGAAGTACGTCGCCAGGCCCACGGAGCCCGTCAGCGACGTCTGCGTATCCTCGTTGAGCGCGATGTAGAAGTTGTACTGCGCGCGCACGCCCAGGCTCACCGAGTCGCTGAGGAAGAAGTCCACGCCCGCGTTGGGCCCGATGCCCACGAAGTTGCTGATGCTGTCCTTGAAGACGATGAGGTAGCTCACGTCCGTGCCGATATACGGGCGGATGGACTCCTCCAGCAGCAGGTAGCGGATGCCCAGCGACGGAGCCAGGCCCACCACGCGCTTCTCCGGCGAGGCGTAGGTGTCCTTGGGGAACATCAGCTTCGACAGCGAGACGACCTCGAAGCCGTTCTCGATGTAGAGGCTTCCCTCCAGACCGATGAACGGCGTGCCCGCGAGTCCCGCGGTCTCCTTGAAGTCCATGTAGCCCAGCGACAGGCCCAGACTCCGGTTTGAGAACTGCGCGTGAGCAGGAGCCGCGCCCAGCAGGGCAGCGAGCAAGCCGAAAGCACAAAGGTAGGTACGCATGGCGGCGCACTCTACAGCCGGCCTAACCCCTGGAAAACAGCGCTGATTCGGCGGCAGCACGGCGTTGCCTCGCGGGGGGCCGCTCTCCTACACTCGGCCGGCCATGCGTCTTCGCCTTGTCCTCACGCTGACCGCCGCCGCTTCCCTCACCACCACCGCCTGCCTCAGCACGCCGCCCCCGCATGAACGGGCGCTCATCAACAATGAGCTGTGCGCGCAGGAGATGGCCAACGGGGACCTGCAGAAGGCGGAGACCTACTGCAACCTGGGCCTGGAGTTCTCCCCCCAGTACGCGGACCTGTGGGCCAACAAGGGCCTCATCGCCATGTACTCGGGCAACAAGGGCAAGGCGAAGGACTTCTTCATCAAGGCCCTGCGCTTCAACCAGGAGCACCTGCAGGCCTACCAGAACCTGGGCGTCCTCTACCTGGAGGAAGGCGCCTACGGAAAGGCCCACGACAACTTCAAGCGCGCCCTGCAGGTGAACCCGGACAATTTGGAGTCGCGCTACGACCTGGGCCTCACCTTCATGAAGATGGGCAAGACGAAGGAGGCCAAGAAGGAGTTCGACACGCTGCTCGCGGTCAACCCCAACGTGGCCAACGCCCACCACAACCTCGGCATCATGGCCTACGAGGACAAGGACCTGGAGACGGCCTTCGAGCACATCTCCCAGGCCGCCCAGCTCACCCCGGACTCCGCGGAGGTGTGGCACGACCTGGGCACGGTGCTGATGGAGCAGAGCCGCTTCGCGGAGGCCCGCGAGGCCTTCGGCAACTGTGCCCGCCTGGATGAGAAGAACTCCAGCTGCCTCAACAACCTCGCCGTCGCCCAGCGCAAGGTGGCCCTCACCGACTCCGCCCTCAAGGAGCTGAAGGACACCCAGACGGCGGAGAACAGCGCCCCGGCCATGTACCTGCTCGCGCGCCAGTACCGCGAGAAGGGCCTGCTCACGGAGGAGGAGAACGCCTACCGCAAGTGCGTGAAGCTGGACGCCAAGTTCGCGCCCTGTCACTTCGGCCTCTTCCAGCTCTTCAACGACGCGCAAAAGCAGAAGAGCGCTCAGACGGCGTGCAAGAACTTCATGAAGTTTGGAACCTCCGAGGAATTCCCCACCGAGTACACGACGTGTGAGAGATTCCTCGCCAACGACTCGTTCTAGCCGTCCCTTGGGGTAGCGACACACGCGATGAGCGTCCGTCTGACCGTCACACAGCGCAGCGAGGCCGGAGGCGCCTCGGGCAAAGAGGTCGTCCTCGACGACTCCGTCATCACCCTGGGGCGGGACAAGACCTGCCAGGTGGTGCTCCCGCAGCAGGCGGTGTCGCGCAACCACGCGCGCATCATCCAGGAAGGCACGCTCTACTTCCTGGAGGACCTGGGCAGCGCCTACGGCACGAAGATCAACGGCAAGTCGCTCCCCAAGGGTGAGAAGGAGCTGCTGCGCAACGGCGACGTCATCGCCATCGCGCAGTACGACGTCCGCTTCGACAAGGTCGTCGAGATCGCTCCGGACGTCAGCGACAAGACGTCCTTCCTCGCGCGCGGCATCTTGAAGGACGCGATGCGCGGACTCGCCGGCGGCGAGGAGCGCTTCCTGCGCTACATGAACGGCCCGCGCGAGGGCCAGCGCATCGAAATCTCCGAGGCCCAGGAGCACGTCTTCGGCCGCGACGAGAAGGAAGCCGACGTCATCCTCAAGGACGACCTCGTCTCCCGCAAGCACGCCAAGGTGCGCCGCGACTGGTCCGGCACGCACGTGGAGGACCTGGGCAGCCGCAACGGCATCAAGGTCAACAAGAAGCGGGTGAACCGCAAGGCGCTCAAGGACGGCGACGAGCTGGAGATTGGCGCCACCCGCTTCGTCTACGTGGACCCCGCCGAGCCCCCGGACGAGCCCGCGGTGAGCCTCTCCTCGGAGAGCTCCGCCGTCGTTCCGGCCCCCTCGCCGCCGCGCCCCTCCCCGCCCAAGCGCGAGGAGCCCCCTCCACCGGAACCCGAGCCGGAGCCGCAGCCCGAGCCGGCGCAGCAGGAGGAGCAGCCCGCCTCCGAGGATGGCTCCGCGTCCTCCTCCGAGGAGCCGCCGCCCGACGGTGGCGAGGAGCTGCCCATGCCGGAGCCCGAGCCAGAGCCGGCGGCCGTGTCCGCGCTGGCGGACAAGAAGAAGCTCGTCCCGCTCATCGTCATGGGCGTGGTGGGGCTGAGCTTCCTGGTGCTGATGATCGCCGTGCTCGCGGGCGCCTGAGCCGCGCCCCTGGCGCCACGGCGCCGCCCTCCCCTTCCTTCCCGCGAAAACGACAGGGCCCCCGCTGAAAAGCGGAGGCCCGGGTCCTTCACACGCTCCTTCGCCGCTACCGGCCGGAGGAGATGCGCGCCACCGGCTGGATGTTCAGGTCCGGGGACAGCTCCTGGTAGCTGAGGATGGAGAACGAGGGGTTGAACTCGTACTCCAGCAGCTTGCGCACGTAGCGGCGGATGTCCATCGCCGTGAGGATGACGGGGCGCTGGGCGCTGGGCGGCAGGTGGCCGCACTCCGAGCGCACCGCGCCGACGATCTCCTGGGCGATCTCCGGCTCCAGCGCCAGGTGCGCGCCCGCGGAGGTGCGCTTGATGGAGCTGCGGATGGCCTCCTCGATGTTCGGGTCGAGCAGGTACACCACCAGGGTGCCGGTGCCGCGCGCGTACTTGTGGGAGATGTAGCGGCGCAGCGAGGCGCGGACATGCTCGGTGAGCATGACGTTGTCGGCCTCCACCTGGCCGTACTCGGACAGGGCCTGGAGGATGCCGCGCAGGTCGCGGATGGAGATCTCCTCCTCCACCAGGCGCCCGAGGATGTCCGTCAGCTTCAGCACGTTGACGATCTTCGGGACCACTTCCTTCACGATGGCCGGGAACGCCTTCTCCAACTGCTCCAGCATCGTCTGCGTCTCCTGCACGCCCACGAACTCGCGCGCGTTCTTCCGGAGCACGGCGGCCGTGTGCAGGATGATGTAGCCGGGCACGTCCCACGTGGTGAGGCCCGCGGACTCGAGCGTCTCCCGGAACTGCTCGGGCACCCACGCGGCCGGCTGGCGCGTCGCGGGGTTGATGGCCTCGAAGCCGGGGATGTTCATCAGCTTGAGGCGCTCCACCGTGTCGTTCACCAGGATGTGGCCCAGGGTGGCCTGGCCGGTGACGACGGGAACTTCGTTGATCTGAATCTGGTAGGCCCCGGGCGGCAGGCCGCCATTGCCGCGCGCGCGCACGCCGGGGAAGCGCACGCCCAGCTCCACGAAGAGGCCGTCGCGCATGAACGGGATGAGCTCGAAGAGGAACTTGCCGCCGTCCTGCCGCGAGTCCACGAAGGGCACCAGCGCGTCGGATACCTCCAGCACGATGGGCGTGACGACGGGGATGAACAGCTCCGAGTCCGGGTTGAGCTGCTCCTTGGGCGGAGGCTCGGCGGACACGGGCGTGCCGAAGCTGGACTCCATCGCGGGGCCGGCTTCCTCGGCGGCCAGCGCCTCGTCGCGCTTGCGCATCA
This DNA window, taken from Corallococcus coralloides DSM 2259, encodes the following:
- a CDS encoding GNAT family N-acetyltransferase, which encodes MIQAAFQTADFTAESVEDNDTHVLQPLLDRCEDYHQIAYGRPALPDQARNIPRERPPTLAPGQGHLFALRDAQGGLAGMLEALRDFPAPEEWYIGLLLLAPEARGHGRGEAVLNAYEGYVRANGGRLLRVAVVEHNEVARRFWTRVGFQPEQWVGPIEQGLRWNRVLKMTKTLSPA
- a CDS encoding inorganic diphosphatase produces the protein MSGPDLAVPPLPLEPEVLIECPRFSMVKRRADGSVDFVSPLPCPYNYGSIPGLLSDDGDPLDAVVLGPRLSQGQRVRVPVVAVLGFIDAGKGDPKVVCGTHPMTSSERAGLERFFRVYALFKRGLHRVRGDVPDTRFVGWLREGP
- a CDS encoding stage II sporulation protein M, yielding MEMAEFIETRRPRWQQLESLLDKSEGEGLRKLSLDEARSLGKLYRAVSSDLLWVRARSGSADVSAYLNDLVGRAYALTYPGSRPRFADVWAFVARGFPALLHHEWRMYVASVLLFLAGAGFGYVGMVVDPDAAHYLVPDQHVSLDPVKRAADEAAGKGMSVEEQAQFTTFLFTHNIQVAFLAFALGVTLGLGTAVMLFVNGLFLGALAQVYAAKGMAGWFWAWILPHGIPEISAICIAGAAGLVIARGMVAPGGLSRGQALRKEAVTAVKMLFGTLVLFVLAGFIEGTVSQIHPPKLSVAFKVGFALTVGTGVYAYLLSDWMRGRRKDARAAAELAG
- a CDS encoding bifunctional metallophosphatase/5'-nucleotidase — translated: MGRWVNDEKHCAGPLKDGQATCPDAGTLALTTGDLWTGPAISSFFLGAPTAEVMGHMGFAASALGNHELSYAKDSFLKNRTAGGFPFLAANLKVTDAALAKDLSMPAFQVYERRGLKIAVVGLTSQKTVRTAMSGRAEGLEVTPNEDALSTAVPEARKAGADVVVIVADQCPTDLQPVLAKHADWKVSLVAGGRCGTDAPGVKTEGDTTYASLGRGFDSYLRAQLKFDPSKAAGQKLTGVDTKVVEVAGGTPDAETAKRIAEWQAKVDQALGRKIGFTKTGIPNDSPLMAKWVAGAVRTQLNTDGAILNKGGIRNGLAKGEVTLGSVYSAMPFENSLLTVKLKGEDLAKQLANPDALVAGFTPAGNGKFKDAQGKPLDPKKEYTIATVEYLYFGGDGFDFEKLDTDPAETGMAWQTPVVEWTEAQASTEAKPLEKLVK
- a CDS encoding cyclic nucleotide-binding domain-containing protein, whose protein sequence is MAPSETSSWNRRVLPAGAFQFALIAGVTQLKTSANALVLSRFESQALPYLYLLGALMTASLTLLPRGRPDAPTESPGILTGVGGVLALGLAAALSAGQRMPALALYLFADCFSTFVSFRFWGRMASAFDAREARRAFTVLNGFGMGGGIAGGLLVQALAVRLGTPAVVVSGAVSLLAAGAIFHHLHKAEPAPPPRTRSLQAWFPAWSYLGESPYAQVLAALGIAFAVLSSFVDYLFRLRVEGTLSEDGLAALFGSLQLWIGLFCVAFQLLVAERLLKRMGLLMYLALVPLVLAPLAGATLATGQLWPVHLLRLVETAVSYSILPVGIQLLYAAVPDEQREGLRSAVDGLLRKGGVVLAGLLLIGAGRGANGITMAVAVVALCAALGLLLVRLKPAYLTALGEQVGAHEEEEVELGGEAQKLLVEALGAPTPERVLRAVDMLEQAEAAPLRQHLASLLTHPHERVQERGVTLALSMEARELAPMLERLVEEGPRRPRDQAVWALARLSPERAERLLPPLLTSSDVGLRCAAIGALMRTQGNSAALESLRELLAKGDHAPVAERREVARLLGRLKDPRFAGPLSLYLEDMDISVRRVALTAVGEGGYVELAPRLLPFLGWREERPAARESLVQLGDAVTPLLELQLNNKAAPLAMRMQLPRVLRGIGSSAALNALLFSNVRDDAALHFRIGAQLSRLREEQPDHPVDVDRIHEALGRRRDTYRQLVGAFRDVQAALGPQSLLTRAVGDRLDQALELSFFLLGLLHPPQAMRRIHQHLVGTDSRRRAYALELLENLVAQEERELVMEQVEAHHRELPPGAPGRLWRRLAGLVQSEDLVLRACARHVARVNGLDVLPQEGDMSDTIVQRMFALEGVSVFSQSDVDDIAAIAEVAREASYKAGQRLYSQGDPGDALYVIVEGAVDAFRNGEHVLRFQAKEAIGEVSLLDGAPRPTDMVAAVDSRVLVIDRRDFLDLLADRPELLTGFFRSVSQQLQSVIDLPARREEGQRLELGAPQQPQAPLEGIGGLPPEGNAPSDV